A genomic segment from Bacteroidota bacterium encodes:
- a CDS encoding tetratricopeptide repeat protein, producing the protein MTKKTYTKTTKKQTPVKHEKPVVKVFPGGLTVAAGLIILTAIICYLNSFGCSFHFDDIPIIPDNPAIRDISNVAAWYSIIPSRPVGIFTLVLNYAVGGNNVWGYHLVNLLIHVANGLLVFWMMLLIFNTPAITNKSHKSRNITLALIAALLFVSHPLQTQAVTYIVQRLASLAATFFLLSVCFYIKARISHGTQTKRMLLFLVSGLSAILAFLTKENTYVLPLIIVLVEFFFIRHNKPGLNFKDWKLWAFAGLIGVLVIIIFINFSFTIFSPILPEQGHTYTVTSATYLLTQFRVLTTYLRLLVLPIGQNLDYDYPISQSLFELKTMSSFLFMLSLLVIAVLSFKKFRVASFGLCWFFITIAIESSIIPVPNLIFEHRMYLPSIGLFMIIVSLTGFITDVKIFKAVRLLLFLVVPVLCILTISRNRVWKDEFSLWEDVAKKSPEKTRPLMNFANSLRDKNRYAEAMPYYDKAILNNPKFDAAYLNRGKNKSFMKDFAGALLDYQQAVLVNPESYGGYNNCGLAKFELGNYAGALADLNIAIHLFPPFADAYNNRANVKSGLKDFAGALRDFETSIRLEPNSPQPYNNRASVRFEMNDPEGALQDVNTAIRIKPDYPDAYNNRANILAARKDYAGSISDFDRVIQLNPNADYAYCNRGTSRFYMNDKAGACADWTTASHMGNGEAASYVYQFCK; encoded by the coding sequence ATGACGAAAAAAACGTACACAAAAACTACAAAAAAGCAAACACCTGTTAAGCACGAAAAGCCCGTTGTGAAAGTCTTCCCTGGTGGATTGACTGTTGCTGCTGGGCTCATTATTCTTACAGCCATCATTTGTTATCTGAACAGTTTTGGATGTAGTTTTCATTTTGACGATATTCCGATTATTCCTGATAATCCTGCTATTCGGGATATTTCTAATGTTGCTGCCTGGTACAGTATTATCCCAAGCCGGCCTGTGGGAATTTTTACATTGGTGCTGAATTACGCTGTCGGCGGAAACAATGTCTGGGGCTACCATCTCGTGAATCTGTTAATACATGTGGCAAATGGCTTGCTTGTATTTTGGATGATGCTGCTGATTTTTAACACGCCGGCTATCACAAACAAATCTCATAAATCGCGTAATATTACACTGGCGCTCATTGCGGCACTTCTCTTTGTTTCACATCCGCTGCAAACACAGGCTGTTACATATATCGTGCAACGGCTGGCTTCTTTAGCTGCCACGTTCTTTTTACTTTCCGTGTGTTTTTATATCAAAGCAAGAATATCTCACGGAACGCAAACGAAAAGAATGCTGTTATTTCTTGTGTCAGGATTGTCTGCAATACTTGCCTTTCTTACAAAAGAGAACACATACGTGCTTCCGCTTATCATTGTTTTAGTCGAGTTTTTCTTTATCAGGCACAATAAGCCCGGATTGAATTTCAAAGACTGGAAATTGTGGGCATTTGCAGGCTTGATTGGCGTTCTGGTAATAATCATTTTTATTAATTTCTCTTTTACAATTTTTAGCCCGATATTGCCCGAACAGGGGCATACTTACACTGTAACTTCAGCCACCTATCTGCTCACACAGTTCAGAGTTCTTACCACATATTTGCGTTTATTGGTGCTGCCGATAGGGCAAAATCTTGATTATGATTACCCGATATCGCAAAGTTTATTTGAACTGAAAACCATGTCGAGTTTTTTGTTTATGCTGTCATTGCTTGTGATTGCAGTGTTGTCGTTTAAAAAATTTCGTGTTGCCTCATTCGGTTTATGCTGGTTTTTCATCACCATTGCGATTGAATCAAGCATCATTCCGGTCCCCAATCTTATTTTTGAACACCGCATGTATTTGCCGTCAATCGGGCTGTTTATGATTATTGTTTCGCTGACGGGATTCATCACTGATGTGAAAATTTTCAAAGCGGTCCGGCTGCTTTTGTTTTTGGTGGTTCCGGTATTGTGTATTCTCACCATAAGTCGCAACAGGGTGTGGAAAGATGAATTTTCACTCTGGGAAGATGTTGCAAAAAAATCGCCTGAAAAAACGCGCCCGCTGATGAATTTTGCAAATAGTCTGCGTGATAAAAATCGCTATGCTGAGGCAATGCCATACTATGACAAAGCAATTTTGAACAATCCGAAGTTTGATGCAGCTTATCTGAATCGTGGTAAGAACAAAAGTTTTATGAAAGATTTTGCGGGCGCACTTCTGGATTATCAGCAGGCTGTGCTTGTGAATCCTGAAAGTTATGGCGGATATAATAATTGTGGACTTGCTAAATTTGAACTGGGTAATTATGCCGGTGCGCTCGCCGATTTGAATATTGCCATTCATTTATTTCCACCATTCGCTGATGCCTATAATAACAGAGCGAATGTGAAATCAGGATTAAAGGATTTTGCCGGCGCTTTGCGCGATTTTGAAACTTCCATTCGCCTTGAGCCGAATTCACCTCAGCCTTATAATAACAGAGCTTCGGTGAGGTTTGAGATGAACGACCCCGAGGGTGCACTTCAGGATGTAAATACGGCCATCAGAATAAAACCCGACTATCCTGATGCCTACAACAACAGAGCGAATATACTGGCAGCACGAAAAGATTACGCGGGCTCTATCAGCGATTTTGACAGGGTGATTCAGCTCAATCCGAACGCAGATTATGCCTATTGCAACAGGGGCACATCCAGGTTTTATATGAATGATAAAGCGGGCGCCTGCGCCGACTGGACTACGGCATCACACATGGGAAACGGCGAAGCGGCCTCCTACGTATATCAATTTTGTAAATAG
- a CDS encoding tetratricopeptide repeat protein, with translation MAKENKKKPTVKKKNAPVGAKAPQKKNNSFLWMSIAAIAITAGFIYSNSFNCSFHFDDLQNIEFNHDITRLSDVSAWWNYVPSRPIGIFTFALNYAVGGTNVGGYHFVNLLIHIINGLFVFWLVSLLFSTPVIKKSTIAKHGKIIALITALLFVAHPVQTQAVTYIVQRLASLAALFFLLSLSLYIRARVVNLTKTARIATFVACGMAALLAFLTKENTFTLPVIIVLTEFFFIRETSFKIHIKDWKLWAFMGMAAVAITIFFVNFSFSVFQPIKPEQGHLYTLTSGTYLMTEFRVIITYIRLLFLPVNQNLDYDYPVSQSFFELKTIASFLLLLAILALGVILYKKHRLASFGVFWFFITLSIESSIIPVPNVIFEHRMYLPSFGFLLFIPCIFFSIIQDKQQQLLTTLFFLLVPVLAVAAYSRNNVWKDELTLWTDVLKKSPEKPRALNNMGITLLKLGRRQEAISWFDKAVAKNPAYKDPYLSRGNAKQDLGDLQGALLDYSAALKIDPSYPETYYNRGYTYAMMKDLPNAIRDFDMAIKLNPDFAQAYLNRSSALAALKDFKGALSDLDRSIALEPDNALAFCNRGLVQFNLKNQTAACNDWQRASLMGNEQATTLLNAFCGKK, from the coding sequence ATGGCAAAGGAGAATAAAAAGAAACCCACTGTTAAAAAGAAAAATGCGCCGGTCGGTGCGAAGGCGCCGCAGAAAAAGAACAATTCGTTTCTGTGGATGAGTATTGCCGCGATAGCAATTACGGCAGGCTTCATCTATTCCAATAGTTTTAATTGCAGCTTTCATTTCGACGATTTGCAGAATATTGAATTCAATCATGATATTACCCGACTTTCCGATGTCTCAGCCTGGTGGAACTATGTGCCCAGCCGACCCATCGGCATTTTTACTTTCGCGTTAAATTATGCAGTGGGCGGAACCAATGTGGGCGGCTACCATTTCGTAAATCTGCTCATTCATATTATCAACGGATTATTCGTATTCTGGTTAGTTTCCTTACTGTTTAGCACTCCTGTAATTAAAAAATCAACAATTGCAAAGCATGGAAAAATAATTGCTTTGATTACGGCATTGCTTTTTGTGGCACATCCTGTCCAGACACAGGCCGTAACTTACATTGTCCAGCGTCTTGCGTCCCTTGCTGCACTTTTTTTCCTGCTGTCGTTGAGTCTGTACATTCGGGCACGTGTTGTGAATTTGACTAAAACTGCACGAATAGCCACTTTTGTAGCTTGTGGAATGGCTGCGTTACTGGCGTTTTTGACAAAAGAGAACACATTTACCCTTCCTGTAATTATTGTATTGACCGAATTTTTCTTTATTCGAGAAACGTCTTTCAAAATACATATCAAAGATTGGAAACTTTGGGCGTTTATGGGAATGGCTGCTGTGGCAATCACAATCTTTTTTGTAAACTTCAGTTTCTCGGTATTTCAACCTATAAAACCCGAACAAGGACATCTCTATACACTTACTTCAGGCACGTACCTGATGACGGAATTCCGCGTTATTATTACCTATATTCGACTTTTATTTCTTCCCGTCAATCAAAATCTTGATTACGATTATCCTGTTTCACAAAGTTTCTTTGAACTGAAAACAATTGCAAGTTTTTTGTTGCTTCTCGCGATTCTTGCACTTGGCGTAATTTTGTATAAAAAACATAGGCTGGCTTCATTCGGAGTGTTTTGGTTTTTCATCACATTATCAATAGAATCAAGCATTATTCCTGTTCCCAATGTAATTTTTGAACACAGAATGTATCTGCCGTCATTCGGATTTTTGTTGTTCATTCCATGTATCTTTTTTAGTATTATTCAGGATAAACAACAACAGCTGTTAACGACGCTGTTTTTCTTGCTGGTGCCTGTGCTCGCTGTAGCAGCATATAGCCGCAATAATGTATGGAAAGATGAACTGACTCTGTGGACTGATGTGCTGAAAAAATCTCCTGAAAAGCCGCGCGCACTCAATAATATGGGCATTACACTGTTGAAGCTCGGACGAAGACAGGAAGCCATTTCGTGGTTTGATAAAGCGGTGGCAAAGAATCCTGCTTACAAAGATCCGTATTTGAGCCGTGGTAATGCAAAGCAGGATTTAGGCGACCTGCAGGGCGCACTCCTCGATTATTCAGCAGCATTAAAAATTGATCCATCGTATCCGGAAACGTATTACAATCGTGGCTACACTTATGCAATGATGAAAGACCTGCCAAATGCGATTCGCGATTTTGATATGGCCATAAAATTGAATCCTGATTTTGCACAAGCCTATCTGAACAGGTCAAGCGCATTGGCCGCACTGAAAGATTTCAAAGGCGCACTTTCTGATCTTGACAGGTCAATTGCGCTGGAGCCTGACAACGCACTGGCATTTTGCAATAGAGGACTCGTGCAGTTTAATCTTAAAAATCAGACGGCGGCATGTAACGACTGGCAGCGTGCATCACTCATGGGCAATGAGCAAGCCACCACATTGCTGAATGCTTTTTGTGGAAAAAAATAA
- a CDS encoding tetratricopeptide repeat protein produces MKSKQSKQNKQNNNKSPKRRKEQRKFPSWLSFYSISIVLILITGVICYVNSFNCSFHFDDAQNIVQNKLIRDLSNISAWWSYVPSRPLGIFTFALNYHFNGLDVWGYHLVNLIIHLCNALLVFWLVTLVFATPNMKNSHVLKNAKIIALITALLFVAHPVQTQAVTYIVQRLASLAALFYLLSLCLYLSGRIGNHRKNKQLLFFVLSGISAIMAFLTKENTYTLPLAILLVEFIFIRESRIRVNLKDWKIWTFSGVVVLLLIFMFTNFSFTIFNPILPEQGNTYTVTAGTYLLTQFRVILTYLRLLVFPAWQNLDYDYPLSQSLFEWKTLTSFIVLIAIIVLTVIFRKKYRLAAYGLVFFFTALLVECSIIPIPNVIFEHRMYLPSVGFFISSMPFYFLKGKNLQILTVIMFLLIPLLSFLTVSRNSIWKTDLSLWGDVIKKSPHKTRPLNNYGNAVMAEGKHAESIIYFTRAIACNPSFDMSYSNRGAAKHMIHNYAGSVGDYGSAIRCNPKNEMAYCNRALARKALLDYTGAVADIDSALKLAPEYASAWSQRALAKKEMGDTAGAINDLEHAITLHPDIPDPYNELGTIMSDKHNYQKAIEYYSEAAKLFPDKADAWFNRGFAYAMMNDMQSAIRDLDVALRLDPKFAKGYMNRANAKASIKDYTGAIDDFTKVLELEPANSTALFSRGMVHFLSNDRQRACADWQQAAQMGNPQAASALFSNCRN; encoded by the coding sequence ATGAAAAGTAAACAAAGTAAACAGAATAAACAAAATAACAATAAGTCTCCGAAACGCAGAAAAGAACAACGCAAATTTCCGTCATGGCTTTCGTTTTATTCGATAAGCATCGTTCTTATTCTAATTACCGGAGTTATTTGCTACGTCAATAGTTTTAACTGCAGCTTTCATTTTGATGATGCGCAGAATATCGTTCAAAACAAATTAATACGGGATTTATCCAATATTTCGGCATGGTGGAGTTATGTTCCCAGCCGCCCTTTGGGCATTTTCACTTTTGCACTGAACTACCATTTCAACGGGCTCGATGTGTGGGGCTATCATTTAGTCAATCTGATCATTCATCTGTGCAACGCGCTGCTTGTTTTCTGGTTGGTAACCTTAGTATTTGCAACGCCGAACATGAAGAACAGTCATGTTTTGAAAAACGCCAAAATCATAGCTTTAATTACAGCATTGCTTTTCGTAGCTCATCCTGTGCAAACTCAGGCGGTAACTTACATTGTGCAGCGACTGGCATCTTTGGCCGCCCTGTTTTATCTGCTTAGTCTGTGTTTATACCTGTCGGGACGAATTGGAAACCACCGGAAAAACAAGCAACTGTTATTTTTTGTACTGAGCGGAATCTCTGCAATAATGGCATTTCTGACGAAAGAAAATACCTATACGCTGCCGCTTGCAATACTGCTTGTTGAATTCATTTTTATCAGAGAAAGCCGCATTCGTGTCAATTTGAAAGACTGGAAAATCTGGACGTTTTCAGGTGTAGTTGTTTTATTATTGATTTTTATGTTTACGAATTTTTCGTTTACAATTTTTAATCCCATTTTGCCTGAACAGGGCAATACATATACTGTTACAGCAGGCACATATCTGCTCACGCAATTCAGGGTAATACTGACTTATTTGCGATTACTCGTTTTTCCGGCATGGCAAAATCTGGATTATGATTATCCTTTATCACAAAGCCTTTTTGAATGGAAAACACTTACAAGTTTTATTGTGCTGATTGCCATAATTGTGTTGACGGTCATTTTCAGGAAGAAATACCGATTAGCGGCATACGGTCTGGTTTTCTTCTTTACGGCTTTGTTGGTAGAGTGCAGCATTATTCCTATTCCCAACGTAATTTTTGAACACCGTATGTATCTGCCATCGGTTGGCTTTTTTATTTCGTCAATGCCCTTTTATTTTTTGAAAGGAAAAAATCTGCAAATCCTCACTGTAATAATGTTTTTGCTGATTCCACTCTTGTCGTTTCTCACAGTTAGCAGGAACAGCATATGGAAAACCGATTTAAGTCTTTGGGGAGATGTCATAAAAAAATCACCGCATAAAACGCGCCCGCTGAATAACTACGGTAATGCCGTAATGGCCGAGGGTAAGCATGCCGAAAGCATTATTTATTTTACACGCGCTATTGCCTGTAATCCTTCGTTTGACATGTCATACTCCAACAGAGGCGCTGCAAAGCACATGATACATAATTACGCCGGTTCTGTTGGAGATTATGGTAGTGCCATACGCTGCAATCCCAAAAATGAAATGGCTTATTGTAACCGGGCGCTTGCGCGAAAAGCATTGCTCGATTATACGGGCGCTGTTGCAGATATTGATTCCGCGCTTAAATTAGCTCCGGAATACGCTTCCGCCTGGAGCCAGCGGGCATTGGCAAAAAAGGAAATGGGTGATACGGCCGGTGCTATTAACGACCTTGAACATGCAATAACGCTCCATCCCGATATCCCTGACCCGTATAATGAACTGGGAACTATTATGTCTGATAAACACAATTATCAAAAGGCAATTGAATATTATTCTGAGGCCGCAAAATTATTTCCCGATAAGGCCGATGCCTGGTTTAACCGGGGATTTGCCTATGCTATGATGAATGATATGCAATCGGCCATCCGTGATTTAGATGTTGCTTTGCGTCTTGATCCGAAATTCGCAAAAGGATATATGAACCGGGCAAATGCAAAAGCGTCCATTAAAGATTACACGGGAGCAATCGACGATTTTACAAAAGTTTTGGAATTGGAACCTGCTAACAGCACGGCACTTTTCAGCAGGGGGATGGTGCACTTTCTGTCGAATGACCGTCAGCGCGCCTGTGCCGACTGGCAGCAGGCAGCTCAAATGGGAAATCCGCAAGCCGCGTCTGCGCTGTTTTCTAATTGCAGGAATTAA
- the thiF gene encoding sulfur carrier protein ThiS adenylyltransferase ThiF: MTFEEIKRHLKDKVVGIAGCGGLGSNCAVALARVGVGKLIVADFDTIVEGNLNRQYFFFNQIGRKKAYCLQENIFRINPDTQVLAHDIKLGPDDIKDVFTGCDIIVEAFDLASMKQMIIETVLDRLPDTWIVSGVGLAGWGDNNSIKETMHGKLIICGDGIKEVSDENPPLAPRVGIVANMQANAVLEILLGGRV; the protein is encoded by the coding sequence ATGACATTTGAAGAGATAAAACGGCATTTAAAAGACAAGGTAGTGGGCATAGCCGGCTGTGGTGGATTGGGCTCAAACTGTGCTGTTGCATTGGCGCGTGTTGGTGTCGGCAAACTTATTGTAGCCGATTTCGATACCATTGTTGAGGGAAACCTGAATCGTCAGTATTTTTTCTTCAACCAGATTGGCAGGAAAAAAGCCTATTGCCTGCAGGAAAATATTTTTCGCATTAACCCGGATACTCAGGTGCTTGCGCATGATATTAAATTAGGACCCGATGATATAAAGGATGTTTTTACGGGATGCGATATTATTGTTGAGGCATTTGATCTGGCGTCGATGAAACAGATGATTATTGAAACGGTGCTTGACAGACTGCCCGACACCTGGATTGTTTCGGGTGTAGGGCTTGCAGGCTGGGGCGATAATAATTCAATTAAAGAAACGATGCATGGCAAGCTCATTATCTGCGGCGACGGCATCAAAGAAGTGAGTGACGAAAATCCGCCATTGGCGCCGCGTGTAGGCATTGTTGCCAATATGCAGGCCAATGCCGTACTCGAAATTTTACTTGGAGGACGCGTATAA
- a CDS encoding YebC/PmpR family DNA-binding transcriptional regulator: protein MSGHNKWSTIKRKKGAIDAKRSKIFSKIIKDISIAVKEGGPEPDNNPRLRLAIANAKGVNMPKENITRAINKAADKDAASFMEVTYEGYAPNGIAIFIECTTDNIQRTVANIRSYFNKYGGSLGTNGSLAFIFDRKGVFRLPKNEMNQDEFEMELIDGGAEDISYDDDAITVTTEMESFGIMMKKLEEMNIEPESAELQRIPKTTTALDKEAAQKVLKLVDIFDDDDDVQNVYHNIELTDELLSELEN, encoded by the coding sequence ATGTCAGGTCACAATAAATGGTCAACCATTAAACGCAAGAAAGGCGCTATCGACGCCAAGAGGTCGAAAATCTTTTCAAAGATTATTAAAGATATCAGTATTGCTGTTAAGGAAGGCGGTCCCGAACCCGACAATAACCCACGGCTCAGGCTTGCAATAGCCAACGCCAAAGGCGTGAATATGCCCAAAGAAAATATCACTCGGGCCATCAATAAAGCTGCCGATAAAGATGCGGCCAGCTTTATGGAAGTTACCTACGAAGGCTACGCTCCCAACGGCATCGCAATTTTCATTGAATGTACCACCGATAATATTCAGCGTACGGTTGCCAACATCCGTTCCTATTTCAACAAATATGGCGGCAGTCTGGGAACAAATGGCTCTCTTGCATTCATCTTCGACCGTAAAGGCGTGTTCCGCCTGCCTAAGAATGAAATGAATCAGGACGAGTTTGAAATGGAATTGATAGACGGTGGCGCCGAAGATATTTCGTATGATGATGACGCAATTACGGTAACCACAGAAATGGAGAGCTTCGGCATTATGATGAAAAAGCTCGAAGAAATGAACATAGAGCCCGAAAGTGCCGAACTCCAGCGCATTCCCAAAACCACCACCGCGCTCGACAAAGAAGCCGCACAAAAAGTACTCAAGCTCGTTGATATTTTTGATGATGATGACGATGTACAAAATGTATATCACAACATCGAACTTACCGACGAATTACTGAGCGAGCTCGAAAACTAA
- a CDS encoding FkbM family methyltransferase — translation MKNFIKRILQRMLGFENYLFYFSIFIIGTLKKNRREGDFMHFLSLIPAKGVILDIGANIGAMTVHLARRFPASEIYAFEPVPYNLNTLKRIIKHYRLRNVIIKETALGDFNGTVQMVVPTLGKAKQHGLSHVVDASITSFNEGETVSSPITRLDDIAILNHPEICIAAIKLDVENFEYRVLKGGEGLIAKHKPIIYCELWENENREQCLSLMQSLGYNVYILEKKKLVIFNPQSHATQNFFFICKTSEVKLS, via the coding sequence ATGAAGAATTTTATCAAGCGTATTTTGCAGCGAATGCTGGGATTTGAAAATTATCTGTTTTATTTTTCCATTTTTATCATTGGCACATTAAAGAAGAATCGCAGGGAAGGTGATTTCATGCATTTCCTGTCACTTATACCTGCAAAAGGTGTTATCTTAGATATTGGAGCGAATATTGGTGCCATGACCGTCCATCTTGCGCGTAGATTTCCCGCTTCGGAAATTTATGCCTTTGAGCCCGTACCCTACAATTTGAATACCCTGAAACGAATTATAAAGCACTACCGCCTCCGGAATGTTATTATAAAAGAAACAGCGTTGGGCGATTTTAATGGAACGGTTCAAATGGTAGTTCCAACCCTTGGGAAGGCAAAACAGCATGGTTTGAGTCATGTTGTGGATGCGTCGATTACAAGTTTTAATGAAGGCGAAACCGTGAGTTCTCCTATAACACGGCTTGATGACATTGCAATTTTAAACCATCCGGAAATATGCATCGCAGCTATAAAACTAGATGTTGAAAACTTCGAATACCGGGTACTTAAAGGTGGCGAAGGACTTATTGCGAAGCACAAACCTATTATTTACTGTGAACTTTGGGAGAATGAAAACCGGGAACAATGCCTGTCACTAATGCAATCGCTGGGCTATAACGTTTATATTTTAGAAAAGAAAAAACTTGTTATCTTTAACCCGCAGAGCCATGCAACACAAAATTTTTTCTTTATCTGCAAAACAAGTGAAGTAAAATTGAGTTAA
- a CDS encoding tetratricopeptide repeat protein, whose amino-acid sequence MAHKAQQKRNVKPVAHKSNKGLKSASGKYAVPGMLVLIILFALAVFSNCLHNDILNFDDVEYFQNYPEVLSLASANILKYFTSYYVIMYQPIPVLTFALNYHFTALDVYWLHLVNLLSHLANTALVFLFIRKLSGRSEAALIAAALFAVHPMNVEAVSWISARSSSMFTLFYLAALLCYLMYLEHGKRRLAYLAGVAIFFLLSLFSKAQAVTLPVILVGIDLYYKRKLFTKWNIIEKVPFFALSVVFGLITLSDRGTMANLTQGMLIHYNAFDIFLMVCTSFVFYIGKLFVPVSQCAVYVYPPKVNGWLPLIYYIAPFILAMVGWLLYRASRKRPYILAGLAFFLVTISINIQLIPSRLFIVTDRYGYLPYVGLFFIIASFYCDVKDGTSGLKRSLLPWFSVILVGVTLIFGMLVWQRNKVWKNDIVFMTDILEKNPTVPYLSRAYGTRANAYLRAGNAQQAIQDFSKAIEVKSDEAESWFNRGITWMKIQDYKNAVADLEQCDKLKPNTAIVLCNLGVARYNRADYKGALDACNKALKLDSTLYDAYNARAASRFSFNDFVGAEKDFTKCISLKPNDPAGYRNRGNLYLRTNRASTACYDWKKAKELGSSDVDALISQYCN is encoded by the coding sequence ATGGCTCACAAAGCTCAGCAAAAAAGGAATGTAAAGCCCGTTGCACATAAAAGTAATAAGGGTTTGAAGTCTGCATCGGGCAAATATGCCGTTCCCGGTATGCTGGTGCTGATTATTTTATTTGCGCTCGCGGTCTTCTCGAATTGCCTCCACAATGACATCCTGAATTTTGATGATGTTGAATATTTTCAGAACTATCCCGAAGTGCTGAGCCTTGCATCGGCAAATATTCTCAAGTATTTTACCTCCTACTATGTAATAATGTATCAGCCAATTCCGGTGCTGACGTTTGCGCTGAATTATCATTTCACCGCACTTGATGTTTATTGGTTGCATCTGGTAAATCTTCTTTCCCACTTAGCAAATACCGCGCTGGTCTTTTTGTTTATCCGAAAGCTGAGCGGGCGTAGTGAAGCAGCTCTTATTGCTGCCGCTTTATTTGCGGTTCATCCTATGAATGTTGAAGCCGTTTCATGGATATCAGCCCGAAGCAGCAGTATGTTCACACTATTTTATCTTGCAGCACTTCTGTGTTACCTGATGTATCTGGAGCACGGAAAGCGCCGCTTGGCTTATCTTGCGGGTGTTGCCATTTTTTTTCTGTTATCGCTTTTCTCAAAAGCGCAGGCAGTCACACTTCCTGTAATCCTTGTAGGGATTGACCTTTACTATAAGCGCAAACTATTTACAAAATGGAACATCATTGAAAAAGTGCCGTTTTTTGCACTGTCTGTTGTCTTTGGATTGATTACTCTGAGCGACCGTGGCACCATGGCAAACCTGACGCAGGGAATGCTTATTCATTATAATGCGTTCGACATATTTTTGATGGTGTGCACTTCATTTGTTTTTTACATCGGCAAATTATTTGTCCCGGTGAGTCAGTGCGCCGTTTACGTGTATCCTCCCAAGGTCAACGGATGGCTGCCGCTCATTTATTATATCGCACCATTTATTCTTGCTATGGTGGGATGGCTGTTGTACAGGGCATCGCGCAAACGCCCTTATATTTTGGCAGGATTGGCGTTCTTCCTGGTCACCATTTCAATTAATATTCAACTTATACCTTCGCGGCTGTTTATTGTTACAGACCGCTACGGCTATCTTCCTTACGTGGGATTGTTCTTTATAATTGCCTCGTTTTATTGTGATGTGAAAGATGGAACATCCGGTCTGAAACGCTCATTATTGCCATGGTTCAGCGTTATACTGGTGGGTGTTACGCTCATCTTCGGAATGTTGGTCTGGCAGCGTAATAAAGTCTGGAAGAATGATATCGTTTTTATGACAGACATTCTTGAAAAGAATCCAACCGTCCCGTATTTGTCAAGGGCATATGGTACACGAGCTAATGCATATCTACGCGCAGGCAATGCACAGCAGGCAATACAGGATTTTTCAAAAGCTATTGAAGTGAAATCCGATGAAGCTGAATCGTGGTTCAACCGGGGAATAACATGGATGAAAATTCAGGATTATAAAAATGCGGTGGCCGATCTGGAACAATGCGATAAACTAAAGCCCAATACTGCTATTGTGCTGTGTAATCTGGGAGTCGCCCGATATAATCGTGCCGATTACAAAGGTGCACTCGATGCATGTAATAAAGCATTGAAACTTGATTCAACACTCTATGATGCTTATAATGCCCGTGCAGCCTCGCGTTTCAGTTTCAATGATTTTGTGGGTGCCGAAAAAGATTTCACAAAATGTATCAGCCTGAAACCGAATGACCCGGCCGGATATCGTAATCGGGGAAATCTGTACCTTAGAACGAATAGAGCATCTACGGCATGCTACGATTGGAAAAAAGCAAAGGAACTGGGCAGCTCCGATGTAGATGCGCTCATATCACAGTACTGCAATTGA
- the thiS gene encoding sulfur carrier protein ThiS, protein MKIILNNREETFEKQEMTVNALLSEKNFTFKMLVIKVNDVLVKKEDYEKIVIRDNDRVSVLHLISGG, encoded by the coding sequence ATGAAGATAATTTTAAACAACCGCGAAGAAACTTTTGAAAAGCAGGAGATGACGGTTAATGCATTATTATCTGAAAAGAACTTCACTTTTAAAATGCTGGTGATTAAAGTGAATGATGTTCTGGTAAAAAAAGAAGATTACGAAAAAATAGTTATCCGTGACAACGACAGGGTGAGCGTGCTCCACCTGATAAGCGGTGGCTGA